A region of the Alligator mississippiensis isolate rAllMis1 chromosome 5, rAllMis1, whole genome shotgun sequence genome:
TGCGGGCTCTTGTTGGGCAGATGTAATCAGCTGAGGATAATCAAGACTTTGTGTTGGTTTGGAAAGATTTGTTTCTCGTGCCACATGGCATTAGCCGGAGAAGAGCAAGTGCCAGCTACAGCGGTGTGTCGTGTCTCTGCCTCCGCCTCCGAGCTCAGTCCTTTACTGCTGCCACAAGCCCGCGCGCCAATGAATGCCAGGAAACAAAAGGACCCAAAGGCCTCGAAGGAAAAGGCTGCGAGAGAGACCTGCGCTAGGAAAGTCACCTTCAAAGCagtgaggaaagaaaaggagtcCATCTCTAAATCTAAGCCAGTGAGACAAGTTGCATTTATTAATTAAGCAATAAGGATCAATACTCCAGACATTTCCTGTGGATTAATGACCAGCTGGGAGGAGCTGATGGCCTGAGGTGCAGCTGAGGACCATTATCACCAATCGGTCATTAATTCCCAGGAAATGCTCTGTGCCAAGGTCTGGATTTATTTTATGggcaataataacaataataatatgtATACAGAActtcttcccccagccccacccaagcTGAAGCACAATTAAAGTAAGATAGGACAATTAATGGCTGTCAAACCACATACAAGGTAGTAAGCACATGAACGACACTAAAAgagcaagctgggggtggggtggtctTCTCATCTAAATAAGGTGGGGAATGGTACCCAGGCACCCACTTTTGAGATGCAGGCATGGTCTTTGCTGTGCCTGTTAATGCTTCCCTTGGTgagcacccagccaggggcagggcgggtgggctgtggggtgggaTGGATGGGGCTACGCTGGGGTTTTATAAGGTGGTTTGGCCAACAGGGTGAATTACTATTTTTTAACTTTGAATTGGAGACAGGTTGACAGTCTGCCGGTGGGTGGTTAGCTGGGATTGCACGAACTGCTGAGAGACACAAACTGCTGAGACAGGTGTGCTAAAAACAATTAGATCACAGACCTAAACTCTGCCACAAGTGTCCCGAACGGCCTCGCAGGCCCCCAAACTCATTCACTTCTCGGTCCgtgtgctccctgccaggccctgggcgTTTCTGCTGCTGGTGGGTCCTCATCAAAGCTTCAGCTGGGCAAGGAAACCACAAGACCAGCTGAGAGCAAAGCAGCCATCAGCCTGAGGGGGCTCCTCGCTGCCCAGAGATTCTCAAAGGAATTCAAGGTATCACGGGTTAGACGGGGGAGACGGGACGCCAAGCCAGATCCACCTCCCAGTAAGGAGCCAGTATCCCCCAGTCTGCGCCGAAACCATTCCCTTTAGCAGATGCCAGGGGGGTGGAGACCAGGAGAGGAAAGCGGCTGGTGTATCGTTCCtccaggcagctgtgtccaggcTGTCTGAGATGCACGAGCAAAGCAGAGGGGTGCAGGTGCTTAGTGCCAGCCTGACAACTCGCCGGGCAAACTTCTCTGCTGCTGTACTTCCACTGCCCGAGGGAGAGAAGCAAGGTTTGGGAGATGAAATGTTTGAACCAGCTTGTCCAGCTGGGAGAGGGCGAGGGGGAGGACAAGCCTTTGGTCTTCAAGGGCCTTGCGCTGGgtctagcaaaaaaaaaacccacaagaaagggagggaaagcTTTTCACAGCCTTCTGCTTCACAGCATGaatggctcccagcagtgggacCAAGGCCAAGTCTTTTAGACCAGCCTCATCACTCTAACGCTGGCCTAGATCACAGGGATGGAAAGCTTTTTGCGGTGCTCCTCGCCCTGGTTGGCATCATTGGCGGAGACACCATTGTACGCCCCGTTCCTGCCTGGCGTCGTTCTTTCTCAGAGCAAATCCCTTGAGGAAAGCTGTTCCGACTTCTTATCGTACCTGGCCCTTCGCAACCAGCCTCTGCTAACACGATTAGCCCTGGGGTTAAATCCATTTTACTCAATGCAGGAATCAATAATGAtgtgtttaactcccctcccacACAACTCACCTGCTACAGGCAGCTGTCGGAGCTGCTAGCAAGAGGCTGGTATTAACTCCTTGGGCCACAAGCTGCCACTCTTCCCCATTATAAGCTTGTGTAAAGGGGCTGGGGTGCTAAAGACAAGGTGTTTGCTATTGGAGACGATGGACCACCAATGCAAAGCACTTTAGCCCCAGGCCTACCGTACAGGTAGAGGTGTCCAGCCACTGAAGACCAATACAGAATAGCTCCCATTTCAACCACACAGTGTATTAAAGGGCTGCCTATTCCCTTTAGTTAAACAAACAAGGAGTTGTTACAAAGCCCTAAGGAGCCCTCAGAAAAATGCTTCAGTAGGAGACAAGGTGTTAACCACAGTGTCCGGGACAAATTCCAACTCGAGTAAATGACACTACATCTAAATTCCCTCAGCTGCTTCGACTGCGAGGGACGACTCTGTGGTTAAAGCGCGGGCCCGGGTGTAAGAAGATCTGGGTTCTGGTCCCAGCTTAGCCGCTGATTtcctgggtgaccttgggcatTTTGCAACCTCTCGGTAGCATGGTTACTTCAACGGGGACTCAGGGATGATTGTTCTCCCTGCAATCTGGTTTTGTGTCACCGAGTAGGGTGAAGCTCAGCCGTGCTCAGAGCGCACGTTGAGATCCTTGGACAGAAAATGACATGAGGTGCAATCCATTTCAAATTGTATTGCAAGCCAGGCAATATCTGTGTAAATCCCTTTATTCCAGTGGACAGTATTGTTACCCTTAGCCCCAGAAGTGCCTGTATTTCCATAGGGGTGAAGTGATCCCTTACCTACCTCAAACAGATGTAAACCTTAACTAGGTAACTCCTATAGAGTGCTTTGAAATGCTTGGTGGAAGATGCTGGAGTACAGCCATGTATTACAGTGGTGCCTGCTGGCCCCTTATGCAGGTCAGTGGTGCAGGGTGTATGTACAGCTTGAGTCTCTTAAGCCCGTCCAGCAATGGCTCCAAAGGTGACAGCTGGCAGGGTCACTAGCCTGTCATATCACTATGATAACGGGAAGTAGATGGTGATTAGTGTCGGTTAGTAGGGATATTCCAGAAAACTAACGGGCCAGATGTTCACGCCCGAGCGGGCTTTTAGTGTGCTTCGTGGAAGCACACAATTCTCTTATATAGTGGCACAAGCGTGGGTTCACCCTGGCACCAAGCTACCAGGTTGGCACGGAGGGAAAAGCCTGGATGAATGGGTAATTCAGAAGTCTAAGAATAAAGGGTTAACTGTTGTGCTATTGCTGTGGGACATCAGCGTCTACTAAAACCTCCATTTGACTCTCAGAACCGAACTGCTGCCCGAAACCAATCAAGACTCCAGGTCTCTCATCACAAGCCCATCACCATCATCAATGAGCAGGTACGTGCTCCTTTTGCTGGCCCGGGTTCATTTATTTGACTCGTTTACGATTGGTCTCTTCTGGTCAGCCATACAGGGCGTGCCTACACGTTCATTAACGCACCATAAATACtgtacatttagtttagtacttctttAATGAAGAACTAACTGAATGTGAAGTAACTAAAGTTGCTGTGGAGTAGCACCagcacagttatttagtgacacttactgtgcattagcctaataacactgcgcagtaggctattagcatggtttttgccatgacactctactgcagtgttattaggctaatgcgcagtaagtgtctcatgtagatgtgcccacagttgAGGGTAAGGGCAATGAAGACTGACCATTGAAGAGCGATGGGAGCAGGCATGTTGGAACTGGCCTCTTTTACAACTACAGTGCTCCCCTGAAAAGGCTGGATGAGACTAGGCTCAGGACTCTTTCAGTGACATATTACAGATGTCACGATGGCATGAACAATGTGTGCCCCGGAGATTGGGGAGGcacggcgactgcctgcaggcggtgGTGTTGGCGGCGGGGGCATGTTGGCGGTGAGCGGGGACAGCCCGCAGGCAGCTGCGGCAGTGTCTGCggcggggggtggcaagtggtgagcgGCGAGCGGGGATCCCCTGCAGCCACTGTCCATGCTGTCAGCGGCAGCAAGCAGTGAGCAGGGTCTGCCCGCAGCCACGTCgacagcaagggtggggggggttggtgactgcccgcagaagcCGGTGGTGGCTTTGATGGCAGCTAATCTCAGGGTGGGCACGTGCTCCTCTGTGCCCCCGCTACACGTTGCCCCTGCACGATGGGGAATATGACTGAATAGCTGGACAGAACCTGCCCCTTTCAGAACCGAGCCCAGCGAGCATTATTTCAGTTCAGTAACTTTTTGCTGAGGGGGTAAGTGCTTACAGCCGGGTTTTCAAAGCACACACAGGCTGGGGTCACTGCAGCACTTGCTTGGAAGATGAGTGCCTTTGGAAAACCCAGCCGAGTCTGATCCCACTCAgtggctttgaatcaggcccaaGGACTGGCCTCTCTTAGGAAGAAGAGTGAATTTCATACCTTGAGTTAGACACTGAGATAATGTGAGTTAAAAAATGAAGATAAAGCAGCTTGGAGCTTCCATGCACATCAGCAAGAGCTCAGGAGTTGCCTACTGGGACATTACTTTGCGCTAGGGCATGGCTACACAGCAAACTTACTGTGCCAGACAGCAGCGCCCCCAAACATGGTGCGCTGTACCACACACGCTGCCTCATAAACCGGGAGTGGTGTTGCTGCATCAGCACGGCTCTTGGCTGAGCTACTCCGcactgcagaggggcagggccaattAGCCCACCCCCTGATAATTAGCCTGGCTGTAGCAccttgggcatttgtacatgacatggaggtttaattcttcctaaattgaagcagtggtttttttaaaaacaccagttcaatttagggcaaagtaaacccccatgtcctGCGCACCGGTGTCagagcccaatccttacctgcctctccagcagtggggaagggagggagagctgccagcGGACGGAGCGGTCCCTGGGTTGTGGGTGGGGCTGGTActtccctctgcggcagtggCGGGCCCCCCCTACGGTGGCACCCGCCCGCAGGCACTCAACTCGGGTAGtcccgggggcactgcagccgtgaagggaagcaccaggcccctgtgcagctcaggcaagcaggcaggctctaGGCGGGGAAAGATCAGGCCcgccacttcttttttttttccctttgtggagcctgccttcccaggctgctgccgggctgcctgcatggtctgtctgcacagcccctgagccacacggagcccagtacttccctccacagcagtagggtaggaaactaaaactccttggaggtatTTTACTTTACAGCACCCCAAAATCATTTGCtacgtcccaaagtcatttaaggcgcattacactgcCGAACGTGCTACTGTGGCCGGAATTAACGTGCAATATGCCgccgaatgtgcaaacagcaatgccattgaagcagtgcaaaaggcatttaaccctctttaaacccgctttaaagtgtcctCTACAAATGCCCAGAGACAGACATAACCACACTGCTTCCAGTTTCAGCGAGAGCCCATGTGGAGCAGGGCAGCAATTTGGAGGGTACCACTGTCTGGCATGGCAAGCTTGCCCTGTCCATTTGACTGAGGTTACCAGGGGTTTGCTAGAACCTTTCACTGAGAAGTGGCAAGGCTTTAGCATCTGAGATTCAGCGATGCCGCATGTCCACAGCTCCAGGTGGCATTGGCAGACCCTGTGGATCCAGTCCTTAGGATTACCAGCCTCCAGATCTGCACCGAGGGGACAAAAAGCAATGGGACAATGAACCCTCACACTAGAAGG
Encoded here:
- the LOC109281090 gene encoding dynein light chain Tctex-type 5, with the protein product MNARKQKDPKASKEKAARETCARKVTFKAVRKEKESISKSKPITDLNSATSVPNGLAGPQTHSLLGPCAPCQALGVSAAGGSSSKLQLGKETTRPAESKAAISLRGLLAAQRFSKEFKNRTAARNQSRLQVSHHKPITIINEQIPDSAANPKEKFSCAKAEELIREYLPTKLAHVTYEPEKGASLSTTVSEEIKRLIKTVTPPRYKLIVNVTIGNKDQDETADIMVTSQCLWDPHSDNFTSSQYMNPTLFCVVLVHAVYFE